A window of Mucilaginibacter paludis DSM 18603 contains these coding sequences:
- a CDS encoding DUF1906 domain-containing protein produces MANSIALILLPGKVEPARPGAKGLDVNAVLTAANAADFKAAGYDFCIRYIPRTAHLLKGNLSNTEALHILNAGLALMAVQHVANPGWMPSAELGKAYGAYAAVYAKTIVGLPAGINVWLDLEEVSKDAASADIIAYCTAWYNEVKSAGYDPGIYTGYGTGLSSAQLYHDLPFRHYWRAYNGPDVANRGFQIIQKTQIKLNGFEVDPDYIQMDKKGDLPIWLSAVNNV; encoded by the coding sequence ATGGCAAATTCCATAGCACTTATACTACTGCCTGGCAAAGTTGAACCGGCTCGCCCTGGCGCCAAGGGGCTTGATGTTAATGCCGTTTTGACGGCCGCTAACGCGGCTGATTTCAAAGCTGCCGGATATGACTTTTGTATCCGTTACATTCCGCGCACAGCCCATCTGCTTAAGGGCAATCTTTCTAATACTGAAGCTTTGCATATCCTCAATGCCGGCCTTGCCCTGATGGCCGTCCAGCATGTTGCAAATCCGGGTTGGATGCCATCTGCAGAACTTGGCAAAGCCTACGGCGCTTATGCGGCGGTATACGCCAAAACCATTGTAGGCTTACCAGCGGGCATCAATGTATGGCTGGACCTGGAAGAGGTGTCGAAAGATGCTGCCAGTGCAGACATCATCGCGTATTGCACTGCCTGGTATAACGAAGTGAAGTCGGCCGGGTATGATCCTGGCATTTATACCGGCTATGGTACCGGGCTAAGTTCAGCACAATTGTATCACGACCTCCCGTTCAGGCATTATTGGCGGGCGTACAATGGGCCTGACGTGGCGAATCGCGGTTTTCAAATCATTCAGAAAACCCAAATCAAACTGAATGGTTTTGAAGTAGACCCTGACTATATACAAATGGACAAGAAGGGGGATCTTCCGATCTGGCTTTCCGCTGTGAATAATGTTTGA
- a CDS encoding ATP-binding protein, protein MQEFKRSAILVAKVLKTSDAQVAVLEAAGLNGVCTDQQLTVLKAFGDTTAYLKAENFIFDLSELLPDDVGVIVKAAAHRALASNKRVTLSELNFGGVYAVQIAISPFITDDADRQLLVLFTTNKKKTKDRSVIKQTGVEQLTRQHLASLELELTEAKDNLEVAYEAINSSNDNIKSFNEELQSANEEMHSANEELQSVNEELQTVNRQQQQTNTELTESNDDLNNYFRSNTNGQLFVDHDLILKRYSPGAVKHINLRESDIGRPLAHITTNIKLETLIADIQNVMLNEQTITREAESSDGKIYQVMTMPYVRQNTNNTDGAIISFHDITELKKLLAALDISNKGLTDSIAAIKLSREQVSQSLEKEKQLNALKSRFVSMASHEFKTPLTAIQLSAELIGKIAVDMDHPIVKKYTETIKNAAKNLTNILNDFLSLELLETGRINPILSEFDLVKFAADITEDMQYLAKREQQISYIHSGRGRLVTLNPSLLKNCIINLISNAIKYSGPDSRIEFSTQITGNNLTIIIRDNGIGIPKEDQKHLFEAFFRAHNTGNIPGTGLGLNIVTRYTALMNGKIKFKSQVNKGTTFRITFPVKPL, encoded by the coding sequence GTGCAAGAATTTAAAAGATCAGCTATTTTAGTAGCCAAGGTGTTGAAAACATCTGATGCGCAGGTAGCCGTACTTGAAGCTGCTGGACTGAACGGTGTTTGCACCGATCAGCAACTGACCGTTTTGAAAGCGTTTGGGGATACCACCGCCTACCTGAAAGCTGAGAATTTCATTTTTGATCTCAGCGAACTGTTGCCTGACGACGTTGGCGTGATCGTTAAAGCCGCTGCGCACCGGGCACTGGCATCCAATAAGCGGGTCACCTTAAGCGAATTGAATTTCGGTGGCGTGTATGCTGTCCAAATAGCCATTAGTCCCTTTATTACCGATGATGCCGACCGGCAATTGCTCGTCCTGTTTACCACCAACAAAAAAAAAACCAAAGATAGGTCCGTTATCAAGCAAACTGGCGTTGAACAACTTACCCGGCAACACCTGGCAAGCCTGGAGTTGGAATTGACAGAAGCAAAAGATAACCTGGAAGTAGCTTATGAAGCAATTAATTCCTCCAATGATAACATTAAGTCCTTTAACGAGGAGCTACAGTCCGCAAATGAAGAGATGCATAGTGCGAATGAGGAACTGCAGTCTGTTAATGAAGAATTACAAACCGTTAACCGGCAGCAGCAGCAAACTAATACCGAACTGACAGAATCAAACGATGACCTCAATAATTATTTCCGAAGTAATACCAACGGGCAGTTATTCGTGGATCATGACCTGATACTTAAACGATACTCACCGGGTGCGGTTAAGCATATTAATCTCCGGGAAAGCGATATCGGCAGGCCGCTGGCACATATCACCACCAATATCAAGCTTGAAACTCTTATAGCTGATATTCAAAATGTTATGTTAAACGAACAGACCATTACCAGGGAAGCTGAATCTTCGGACGGCAAAATATACCAGGTGATGACCATGCCTTATGTACGTCAAAACACCAATAATACAGACGGCGCTATTATCAGTTTCCATGACATTACAGAGCTCAAGAAACTGTTGGCCGCGCTGGATATCAGCAACAAAGGCCTCACCGATTCCATCGCCGCCATCAAATTGAGCAGGGAGCAGGTAAGCCAATCTCTGGAAAAGGAAAAACAGCTGAATGCATTGAAGAGCCGCTTTGTCTCCATGGCCTCGCATGAGTTCAAAACCCCGCTCACCGCTATCCAGCTTTCTGCAGAGCTAATCGGTAAGATAGCGGTGGATATGGATCACCCTATTGTAAAAAAGTATACCGAAACCATCAAAAACGCCGCAAAGAACCTCACCAATATCTTAAACGATTTTTTATCGTTGGAACTGCTGGAAACAGGCAGAATCAATCCGATATTGAGCGAGTTTGATCTCGTTAAGTTTGCAGCGGATATTACCGAAGATATGCAGTACCTGGCCAAACGCGAACAGCAGATCAGCTACATCCATTCCGGCCGGGGCAGGTTAGTGACCCTTAATCCTTCATTGCTTAAAAACTGTATTATCAACCTGATCAGCAACGCGATCAAATATTCCGGCCCTGATTCCCGTATCGAATTTTCCACCCAAATTACCGGCAACAATTTGACTATTATCATCAGGGATAACGGTATCGGTATACCCAAAGAAGACCAAAAACATCTTTTTGAGGCCTTCTTTCGCGCGCATAACACCGGCAATATACCCGGAACCGGATTGGGATTGAATATCGTTACGAGATATACCGCCTTAATGAACGGAAAAATCAAGTTTAAAAGCCAGGTCAATAAGGGCACCACCTTTAGGATCACCTTTCCGGTTAAACCGCTATAA